The nucleotide sequence AATGGAGCAAACGCTCCATCTTTTCCAAAAAGCGACTTCCCACTCTTAAACTGTTCTAGCGCTTTTTCTTCTAAATTGTCTAAATAGTTCTGATCCATAATCAAATTTACGATTTTGGACAGAGTTTAATTTACACCCTCTGTAAATGAATGGGATCCCATTTCAAGGTTTGGATCATACGATGGTGATGGTGGCACCTGCTACTATAATGACGAAAACGATGAAAGCTTTCTCATGACAAATATGAAATTTAGAAAATTTGAAGACCTTCCAAGTGGATTTCTTCCAACAATATTCGAAACCCCAAAATATAATGTCCCTATTGTAGAAGATTTTGATGATCCGCAAATTGTCTATTCAACATCAGTTTCAGGTGGAACATGTTCGGCTGGTTATGATCAAATTATTTGGTCTCAAGATGGTGGGAATTCTTTTAGTCAGTACAATAATTATTGCGCATTTGGAAATGTATATGATATAACACAGAGTCATGGCTCTCCCAATAACATTTTATACGTCTGCTCAAAAGGAATAGGTGGAGGTGGAGTATCAATATCCTGTTTGTATTTTAAAGATCACGATAATATCTGGAGTCCTATCTCAACCTTACCTACAGGAATAAATCCAGATTACATTATTACCACAGTTGAAACAGATCCAAATGATGCAGAGCGCGTTTGGATCGGATTAGGAAGATATGGGAGTAATACAATTGGTCGTATTCATTATTCAGAGAATTCGGGAGATACCTGGGCAAGTGTGTCAAATGGCCTGAATGGTGATTTACCAATTAACTGTTTATTATATGTGAGTGAAATATCCACATTGTTTTGCGGAACTGATATTGGCGTTTATTATCTTGAAGATAATACAACAGAATGGCAACCTTTTGGAGGTAATCTTCCATTTGTAATAATCAGTGACCTAAAATACAATTCAACAAGTCATGAACTCATTGCTGCAACCTATGGGCGTGGCTTATGGCGCATTCAAATTCATTGTGATGATTTTACTTTCTTCCCTATTAACCCTGCTGGTAACTGGAATGGTCTGGAGCAAACTGTAAATGATATTATTGAAATTCCTCCTGGAGCAGTATTAACTATTGATAATTGCAATCTCAGTTTTACACCTTGTTCAAAAATTATCGTTATGCCCGGTGGAAAGTTAATCATTAATAATTCAACATTAAAATCTCTTGCTGATCGTTTTTGGGGAGGAATTATAGTCAGAGGAGATAGAAATAATCCACAAACAATTGACCCACAGACATCTTTGCCTTTTTTTCAAGGTATCCTGGAACTTGAAAATACAACAATCGAAAACGCTTATTCAGCAGTTGAAATTGCTGATAATTACCAAAATCATGGAGGTATTATAAAGGCCGAAAGTTCAACTTTTAAAAATTGCAGAAAAATGGTTGGATTTGGTTCTTATTCTTATCCTAATAGTAGTTATTTCTATAATTGTTCCTTCACATGTACTGGACCTTTAGTGGATGACAACTTCGATAATAAAGGTACCAACCAATTTGTATCCATGTGGGATGTACATGGTATCGAATTCAGGGGTTGCACTTTCAAAAATGAAGGGGATTATGGGATTTATAGTGATGACAATAGAGGAACTGGAATTTTTACAATTGATGCAAGTTTCAATGTTTATCCAATGGATGATCCAAATACTGCTATTGAGCCATGTGACCTTCCTGATGGGGAAAGAAACAAATTCATTAATTTAGCTGTTGGAATAAGTACATCTAGTTCTGTAGGTATTCAAAATGATGTTAAAATTCTTGACAATGATTTCATTAACTGTCGTAATGGTATTGAATCTAGAAATGATATTGGAAATATTATTTTTGGAAACATATTTGAATGGAAGAATGGCTTTTATTTAAGCAATGAAGGTGAGGAGCTCGCCCTTCTTGGTAGCCCAATAGGTATTTATACTGAATCGTCTATTGACTTTTTGGCAATGAGTAACCAATTTATTTGGGAGAATGGATTAACTGGTATTCCTCCCACTGCAATTGAAACTCAAAATCCTTATCATGGGGTATTTGCAGGTATATACACTAGCAATTCTGATGTACAACAAACCACAAACTATTCCAAAATATTGAAAAACACTTTTGACAGGCAAACAACCAATGCTGAAAAATATGTTGTTGGCAATTATATCAACGGTACAAATACAAAACTACTAATTCCATGTAATACGTATACAAACCTAAATGAAGATGATTGGTATATACAAGAAAATTCGACTTTAAATGATCAGGCAAAAAATGTCTTTACTTATTATAACCCATTGAATTCATTTAGTATAACTCATAATTGCAACACTTCATATAAGATATATAATCATAGTTTTAACAGCCCAATTTACTATTATAATTCCCTTTTTACAGGTGATCTATGTTTTAACAATGTAGCATTTAACCAGTGGCCTGATTATCCATGTGATAATGATATTACCCAATGTGATGTTTATAGTTTCTGGAATGGTTGGGATGGTGAACCACCAAGTGGTGATGAAGATAATCTTCCCGGTTTGAAGGAGGGAAATGATAAGGATCCCAATCAGGATAATATTTTTAAATTGATTTATTCAAACAGCTTCGAAGAAGCGGACCAATTGATTTTGAAATGGCATCCTGAAAATGATGAAGAAGGCCACCTAAAAAGCCTTGTATTGCTTACAAAATCTATTTATTCTGACAACAGGAACTGGAATAACTTACTTGATATCGAGATTGAAAACCTACACAACCTCACCCAATTTGAAGATCAGGCGGGATTAATGTCTCGTCAGCTTTTGACTTATTTTACAGATTATGACTTCCCTCCTAAAATCCTGATCATAAATAAATCATCTGAACAACCTAATGTGCCAGTTAATATCATAAATTTGAAGATTAAAGATGAAATTAGCTTTGATATTTATCCAAACCCGACTAATAATCAGTTTACGATTGAATACAGGCTTCCTGCTGAAATGCACAGTGCTGTTATTACCATTTTTGATTTAAGTGGTAAAAAAGTAAGGGAATTTAATCTCACCGAAAATCAGGGTAGCTTAAGTGTCAGTAAATTGGAAGTAGGAGAAGCTGGTATGTATCAATGCATAATATCATTGGATGAAAATCAGAAACAAGTTAAAAAGGTATTGATTATTGAGTAAACGGGTATTTCATAA is from Bacteroidota bacterium and encodes:
- a CDS encoding T9SS type A sorting domain-containing protein → MKFRKFEDLPSGFLPTIFETPKYNVPIVEDFDDPQIVYSTSVSGGTCSAGYDQIIWSQDGGNSFSQYNNYCAFGNVYDITQSHGSPNNILYVCSKGIGGGGVSISCLYFKDHDNIWSPISTLPTGINPDYIITTVETDPNDAERVWIGLGRYGSNTIGRIHYSENSGDTWASVSNGLNGDLPINCLLYVSEISTLFCGTDIGVYYLEDNTTEWQPFGGNLPFVIISDLKYNSTSHELIAATYGRGLWRIQIHCDDFTFFPINPAGNWNGLEQTVNDIIEIPPGAVLTIDNCNLSFTPCSKIIVMPGGKLIINNSTLKSLADRFWGGIIVRGDRNNPQTIDPQTSLPFFQGILELENTTIENAYSAVEIADNYQNHGGIIKAESSTFKNCRKMVGFGSYSYPNSSYFYNCSFTCTGPLVDDNFDNKGTNQFVSMWDVHGIEFRGCTFKNEGDYGIYSDDNRGTGIFTIDASFNVYPMDDPNTAIEPCDLPDGERNKFINLAVGISTSSSVGIQNDVKILDNDFINCRNGIESRNDIGNIIFGNIFEWKNGFYLSNEGEELALLGSPIGIYTESSIDFLAMSNQFIWENGLTGIPPTAIETQNPYHGVFAGIYTSNSDVQQTTNYSKILKNTFDRQTTNAEKYVVGNYINGTNTKLLIPCNTYTNLNEDDWYIQENSTLNDQAKNVFTYYNPLNSFSITHNCNTSYKIYNHSFNSPIYYYNSLFTGDLCFNNVAFNQWPDYPCDNDITQCDVYSFWNGWDGEPPSGDEDNLPGLKEGNDKDPNQDNIFKLIYSNSFEEADQLILKWHPENDEEGHLKSLVLLTKSIYSDNRNWNNLLDIEIENLHNLTQFEDQAGLMSRQLLTYFTDYDFPPKILIINKSSEQPNVPVNIINLKIKDEISFDIYPNPTNNQFTIEYRLPAEMHSAVITIFDLSGKKVREFNLTENQGSLSVSKLEVGEAGMYQCIISLDENQKQVKKVLIIE